In Pelagicoccus sp. SDUM812003, the genomic stretch TCTGATTGGCGAAGGCTCGGGTCGCTGCGAGTGCGGCGGCTCCAGTGGCGACTTTCTTCAGCGCGTCGCGGCGGTGCATGGGGTTGTTCATAGGGGTGTCTTCTTGGTGTGCGGAGAAAAGTGGACATCGCAGAGCTTGGGTGCCACTAAGAGGCGCGCCAACGAAATTTGTCGAGAGTCGCGAACCTTCGAAGCAGCGCCGCGTGAGTTTTTGCTACAACGTTGTAGAAAAAACTTTTGGAAGAGGGGCTGGAGGCGAAAGGTGTGTGGATTTCAGAGCAGGCGGGCCGTTTGTTTAAGCGCTTGCCCTCGACTGGGGCGACGCTTATCGCTAGGCCCTTTTTTCTTTCATCCACGCTCACAGCTCATGGCACAGGAAATCAATCAAGGCTACGATCCGAAGGAAGTTGAGCCCAAGTGGTACGCCGCTTGGGAGGAAAACGGCTGCTTCGAAGGTGAAGTGAAGGAGGGCCAAGAGTCCTACTCGATCATGATTCCGCCGCCGAATGTGACGGGCATCCTGCATATGGGCCACGTGCTGGACAACACCTTGCAGGACATCTTCATCCGCCGGGCCCGCATCGAGGGCAAGAGCACGCTCTGGTTTCCCGGCACGGACCACGCGTCCATCGCCACTCAGACCAAGGTCGAGCAAGCCCTGCGCAAGGAAGGCACCAGCCGCCGCGACATCGGGCGCGAGAAGTTCCTCGAACGAGCGTGGCAGTGGAGCGACGACCATGGCGGCAAGATTCTCAACCAGCTCAAGAAGCTCGGCGCGTCCTGCGATTGGCGTCGCACCACCTTCACCATGGACGAGGCCTACGAGCGGGCGGTCAAGGACGCGTTTGTGAAACTCTACCAGCGCGGCTTCATCTATCGTGGCAAGCGATTGGTAAACTGGTGCCCCAGCTCCCAGACCGCTCTCTCCAACGAAGAGGTCATCATGAAGCCTCAGAAGGGCAAGTTCTGGAAGATGCGCTACGAGGTCGTGGAAGAGCCCGGCCGTTATCTGGAGATTTCCACCACGCGCCCGGAGACTATCATGGGCGACACCGCGGTGGCGGTTCATCCGGAGGACGAGCGCTATACCGATCTCGTCGGCAAGCACGTCTGGCGTCCCTTCCCGCGCGAGCAGATCCCTATCGTGGCGGATCGCGCCGTAGAGCGCGACTTCGGAACCGGCGCCCTCAAGGTCACTCCGGCTCACGACCAGGTCGACTTCGACATCGGCAAGCGTCACGATCTGCCGTTGATCGACGTGATGAATCCCGATGGCACGCTCAACGAAAACGCCGGACCGGAGTTCGCGGGCATGGAGCGTTTCGAGGCCCGCAAGAAGGCGGCGGCCCTGCTGGAAGAGCTCGGCTTGCTGGTCGACACGGAGGACTACGAAAACAACGTTGGCTTCTCCGAGCGGGCTGACGTGCCCATCGAGCCGCGCCTATCCGAGCAGTGGTACCTCAAGTATCCAAAAGTCGAGGAAGCCAAGCGAGCGGTCGAGAAGGGAATCATCAGGTTCCACCCGAAGCGTTGGGAAAAGGTTTACCTGCATTGGCTCAACAACATCCAGGATTGGTGCATCAGCCGTCAGCTCTGGTGGGGCCAGCGCATCCCGGTTTGGTACAAGAAGGGAGCGGATCGCACCGATCCCGCCAACCTGCACGTGTCCGTCGATGGTCCGTCCGATCCCGAAAACTGGGAGCAGGACGAGGACGTTCTCGACACCTGGGCATCCTCCTACATCTGGCCCATCGCGTGTTTCGGCTGGCCGAATGAAGACGAGAAGACCTTGAAAGAGCTGCAGCATTTTTATCCTACGAGCACCTTGGTCACCGGCTTCGACATCATTTTCTTCTGGGTCGCTCGCATGATCATGGCGGGACTCGAACTCTACGGAGAGGACAAGAAAACGCTGACCGACGAGGAGATCGAGGCCCGCATTCCGTTCAAGGATATCTTCATCCACGGTCTTATTCGCGACGAGAAGGGCCGCAAGATGTCCAAGACGCTCGGCAACTCGCCCGACCCGCTCGACCTGATCGAGCGATTTGGAGCCGACGGCCTGCGTTTCGGCATTATCAACATCGCTCCCAGCGGTTCGGATATTCTCTTTTCGGAAGACCGCATCGAGATCGGCCGCAACTTCTGCAACAAGCTTTGGAACGCCTGCCGCTTCCGTCAGATGAACGGCGGCGTCGAGGGCAACGCGTCGCTGGAGGCCATCATCGATCGTGTAAAAGCGTCGCCGCTCGATGGATACAGCAATTGGATTCTCAATCGCATGCTGGAAACCATGCGCGAGATCGAAGGCCAGTTCGAAAAGTTCGAGCTGCATCAGCTTGCCCATACCCTATACAACTTCGTTTGGGGCGACTACTGCGACTGGTACGTTGAAGCGTCCAAGGCGTTGCTGCAGAAGAAGGACGACCCGGCTCACGACATGGCTCTCGCGGTATCCGACTTGGTGATACGCCAAGCCCTGCTGCTGCTCAACCCCATCATGCCGCACATCACCGAAGAGCTCTGGCATGCCATGGGCTTCTGCGAAGAAGGTGGCTTCCTGCAGCAAACCGTGATCGGCACCGCTGACGAGCTCGCTGCCAAGTTGGCCGCCGCGGGCGTGTCCGTCGACGCAGTTGCCGCTAAGGATATCGAAAACGTGAAGGAGCTCATTTCCAAGGCCCGAGCGGTGAAGGCGGAGTACAACGTGGCGTCGAAAAAGGACGTGACGCTCTTCGTTTCGCCCGCCGACGAAGCCAGCGGCAATGTGGTGTCAGGGAATCTGGGTACCATCAAGAAGCTCGCAGGAGCCGCGACCATCGAGCTGAAGGACAGCGTGGACGGTTGTCCAGGAGCGGTCGGCGCCTTGGGTACGGTTTACCTCGATCTCTCCAGCGCCATCGACGTGGACGCGGAGAAGGAGCGCCTGAGCAAAGAGCTCGAAAAGCTTAACAAGCAAGTCGCCGCGGGCGAAGGAAAGCTCAAGAACCCGAAGTTCGTCGACAAGGCTCCCGCCAACGTGGTGGAAGGGGCACGTAAGCAGCTTGCGGATACAGTGGCCAAGCGTGACGAGATCGAGCGACTGTTGAAGAGCTTGTAGCGGATTTTTGCCCACAGATTACGCAGATGGGCACTGATGATTTTCATGTTGAGAGCGGGTCTGATGACCCGCTCTTTTTTTTGGTGGGGCGACTTGTCCTCAAGGCGACCGTGTTTGCTTGTCCTTAGGTTTTGAACGTGTTGGGACAAGCCGTTCAAACTTTTTAGCTGCGGCTGGGCAGGCCGGTGATGGGTTCTATCTCAGCCCTTCGGAACGGGGCTTGGTAGGCGGTGTCTTTCGAGTGACGGGTGAGTTGCATAACGTTTTCTTCATTTCCGTATTCGTCGTAAACAGTCAGGACTAGTCGGTCGCCACGCAGCTTGTAGTCGATGCGTGAAATGTCGCTGGCGTAGTCGGCCGAATTGGCAAGAGCATGGAGCCTTTCGTTGGAGCCCGCGAGATCGTAGATGAGGTACTCGTCGATCATTCGCAACTGACCGTGACGACGCTTGCTGAAGGCTTTCGACGCGATCGCATAGCTTTCGTATTCAGGATTTCCGAGTTCATCTAGGAGTGTGACTTCGATGATACGGCTGGAATGGAAAGTCAAAAGCGTGGCGGAACCGAGTTCGGGATTTTCGGATGGATCGGCGATCCAGCAGCCAGAGATGGGCGAGTCAAAGTCTTCGTCGAAGAGCTTCTCGTCGTTTTTGGATACGATGGCTAGGTTCTTCTCTATTTCCTTGATCAGCTTCTTTTCAGGCCTGATTTCGTTGTCGTTATGATTTTGAAAACGATCTGCGAGATTGCTCACGATGCGGTAGGCTCTCTCGACGTCTCCCTGTTCGTGATACAGGGTAGTTGCTTTCTTGAGTGAGATGTACTCGTCGATCAATGCTTCGCCGCGGCGCAGACCGACGCTTGCGTCACGTTGGCTTTGCAGAGGGAGCGATACGGTTTGAGAGATGGGAAATTTCTGGTTGCCCATCTGATAGGAGAGTGAGGCTTGAGCAATCTCGTCTGAAGTCGCGCGGCTGAACGGGCGGGTGTTTTGAGAGGCCAGGGCGAAGTAGATGGCTCCTTTTCTTAGGCTCAGAAACAGGGTTTCCACTTTCATGTAGAGGGAGCGCCCATCGTCGGTCCATTGAAGCATGTCACCAGGAATTCCATACACGCCGACGATTTTGAAACCTTCCGCTGGCGAGAGGGTTAGTTTCATGTCGTAGGCAAGTTCGGTGACCATGGTTTCGAACTCGTTGGCGAACTTGTCCTGCATGGTCGCGGCGTCGGGGAAGAAAAACAGATTTCCGCCGCGAACCGAACTGATGGTATTTGCCAGCTCGGCTCCGAAGTGGGTGCCTACTCCGATAGTGGTCAGTCCGTAGCCTTTGTTGGACCCCTCTCTCATCTGCCGCATGAAACCATGCTCGCTCGTGTTGCCGGTATTGGGTCGCTCGTCGGTGAAGAGCATGAGACGCGTGGTGCCCTCAAAATCCGGAGCGGTCTCGTCGGCCACGGAGTAGCCTACTTTGAGCCCATGTTCCAGGTTGGTGGATCCGGCCGACTGAATTCCAAGAATGGAATTTCGGATACGTTTTTTGTTGAAAGGCGAAGTCGCGATGGGCTCGAGATAGACGTGGCTTCGATCGCCGTAGAGCACGATGGAAAGCTGGTCTTTTTCGCCGAGCTGATCGAGCGCTTCTAGCAGGGATAGTCGCACAAGGTCCAGAGGACGTCCGCTCATTGAGCCCGACTTGTCGACTACGGCGATCAGGTTGAGTGGGGCGCGTTCCCACGATGCCGCGTCGATGCCTGAGGAGAAACCAATCTGAGCAAGGTGGGTCGCTTCGGGGAGTTCTGGAAGGCTGACTGGCATGGCTTCACCAAAAACGTTTATCAGATTGGCCCCGCGGCTTGGTTCGTTCAGCGGGAGATCGTATTCGCTCAGCAGTCCCTCCGCAGTGAAGCTTGTTGGTTGCGGGATCTTGCCCATGGCGATCTGCGAGCGAGTGAAGGCGATGTCTTGGGCTCCGCCGGCGGTGACGCCGAAGCTGGGAGAGGATACTTCAAAAGGAGAGAGTTCGAATATCTCTTCCTCGTCATTGTTTCTCTGCTGCCCTTGGATGAAGGTAGAGAGAAACAGCGGAAGGGCGACGAATGCGCTGATGGCGCGAGTGGATTTTTGTTTCATGATGCGATTCGAATTTTGGGTTATAACTTCGAGTATCTGCCATCATGATACAGATCGGGGCTGTGAAAGTCGTCACCGGCAAGTAAAAGCCTGTGACACGTTGTATGCACTTGTCACCGCATCACCCCGAGAATTTATAACCTACGCCGTGTACGGTTTTGATAAGACTCGGGCTGTCGCTGGGTTCGATTTTTGCTCGAAGTTTAGCGATATGCTGATCGAGGGTGCGAGTGGTGCCTTGGTAATCGATGCCCCAGGCCTCGTCTAAGAGAAAATCACGACTGAGGGCTTCTTGTGGATGGGCGTGGAAAAGGTGGAGAAGGGTGAGCTCGCGCTCGGTCAGTTCTTTTTCCTCGTCGTCGACGATCGCTACGAGACGACGCGGGTCGATGGTGACCGGGCCGAATTCGAAGGTATGGGAAGTGGCTTTCTTCGCTGTAGCGGTGGTGGAGGAAAATGCGTCAACCCGGCGTAAGGCAGCGTGGATACGGGCCAGCAGCTCGCGGACGCGAAAGGGTTTTTCGATATAGTCGTCAGCGCCCAGCTCGAGCCCGAGCACGTGGTCGATTTCTTCGGTCTTCGCGGTGAGCATGAGGATGGGGACTTGCTTGTTCTTCTCACGAATCTGCCGACAGACATCGTATCCATTTTTCTTAGGCATCATAATGTCGAGCAGGACGAGATCGGGGCCTTTGGCGAAAAATTGCTCCACTGCTTCTTCTCCGTCGGCGGCGAGCAGAGGGCGATGCCCATCGGCTTCGATCGCATCGGATAAGCCTTCGCGGATGTTCGTATCGTCTTCGACTATGAGGATGGTTTTCATGGGGATTCGCTTTTCAGGATGGGGTGGCGAGCGGGAGTTCGAGGATGAAGCGGGCTCCTTCGGTGTACTTGGTATCTAAGGACAAGTCGCCTCGGCAGTCGCGAGCCATGCGGCGTGATATGCTGAGGCCGATGCCAGCGCCGGGGCTCTTATCCGTGAGAGTCGATTGCTCCTGGTAGAATGCTTCGAAGATTTGATCTCGCTGAGAAGAGGGAATTCCTGGTCCACGGTCTTCTACGAGAATGCGGCAGCGTGCGGAGCAATGGAGATGGATGCCAACGTACTGTCCCCCTGCGGCGTATTTACGGGCGTTGTCGAGCAGGTTGAGAAGAATCTGGCGTAGCGCAGCGGGGTCGAAAGAGATTTGGCAACGTTCGCCGGGCGCTTCCCATTCGATGGTGAGGCCGGCGGTTTCCAGCGGGCGCTGGTGGTCGGAAAGGATTTGGGAAATGGCTGCAGCAGGATCGAAGGTTTGGATACGATAGCGTTTCTTTCCCAGCTCGAGGGCATTGAGAGCTAGGATGTTGTCCACCATTTCACTGAGTCGGTGGCTCTCGCGGCTGATGGTATCCAGATACCTCTGACGTTTTTCGGGAGGTAGGTTTTCATTGGAAAGCAAATCCGAATAAAGAGAGATGCTAGTGAGCGGCGTCTTGAATTCGTGACTGATCTGGGAGACGAAGGTGGTCTTGCGAAGGGCGTCGCGTCGATCTCGGGAAACCTGGCGAACGATAAGGAAGGAGCACAGCAAGCCTATGGCCAGAGTGAGGACGAGGAGTGAGTAGCGAAAGGAGCTCAGCCAGGCGCTTTCCGGATCCGGAGCCAGTGAAAGTTGCAAAGAATAGCCAGGCAGGATCGAAGAGAGCGAAACGGAGTCGCTTGCTTGCTCTTTCTGGATCGAAGCCGAGAGCCCAGGGATGGCGAGCTCGTCTAGCAGACTGTGGAACGCTGCCAGCAGAGTTTCCGTATCGAGAGTTACGATACGCGGGGGCTGTCCCTTTGCCATGCGATGTCCGACCACCCAAGCTGGCTCGTTTTCGCTGCTTCGATAGGCCCAGAAGAGGATAGGGTCGATGGCGCCTTCGTCGTGCAAGGCGATCTCCTTGTTGTCCTGATAGTAGCCACTGCGAAGGATCGCTGGAGCGTCCGGCGATTCGAGGGCGATCGTTTGTTGCCCATCGCCTTGCAGAAAGGGGGCGAGATCGGTTTGCGGCGGCAGTATCCGAGCGTTGCGAATGATGGGGGCAGTCTTAGCCCAGCGATCGAGTTGCGAGGCGAGCCCTTCCTGATGATAGCCGATGAGCTGACGAGCGATCTGTAGCTGGATTTCGGAGAAGTAGGCGGCGAGTTTCTCCGAGAGGCGCAGCTCCTGTTGGCTAATCAGTTCGGTGCGGCGGCGCGAATCCGCGTGCTTTTCGCGATAGAGAGAAAAGAGGGTTAGGCCTGCAAGGCAGAGCGCGGAGGCTGCGAGGAGTATCCAGACAAAGGTCGATTTTGTGGACGGCTTCACTGGGGCGACTCGTTGAGTGAGGGGAATAGGGTGTCGAAAAGCGCCCGTTGTTCGATGGTAGACTCGCTGGCGTTTTCGATGGTGTCGATCGTTCTGGTGAGTTGATCGAGGGCGCTTTGCACCTGGAGTTCAGGCAGATCGCTAGCGACGCTGCGAAGGCTGCGGGCCAGTTTTTTAAGATCGCGCAGGGCCTGCTTTCCATTTCCTTGCTGGAAAGCTTCGATCGATTCCCGAACGGTGTCGGCGACTTCCCCCTCGCAGACTGCTTGATAGACGTGGGTCGCAATGCTTTTGAAGGAGTGGGAGCTGCTCGGGGTGAAACGCGCTTCGACCGATGATTCGATGACGATGGGGGCGTTGGTTTCCGGGCTGCCAATCGGCTGATAGCTCAGTCTTGCGGTGGCGATTCTGGAGGGTGAATAGAAGGAGCCGGAGGCTCGCAGGGTCGCTTGCACGATGGTGCTGAGCTCCTGATTCGCGAGCAGTTTTTCAAAACGGAAGGTTATGGCGCGGCGGTTTGGGTCCGCCTGGCGACCGATGCTCTCCACGATGTCGACGGAGCCGTCGAACTTGATCTCCAGCACGGCGCCCTTGCCGATGGCTTGATTGAGCGTTTGCAGTTCGCTGGCGAGTGTCTCGGTTAGTTGGTTGGGATCGGCCAGATCGTAGAAAGGGGCGGCGCTGGGCTCGACCAAGCGGAAGAGCAGATCTCTGGGCGCGTCTTCGCCGAGAGCGAAGGCGGCGATACTGATGCTGCTTTTAGCCAGTGAAGTGGCGAGCTCGACAAAAGACTCTTTGTCGCGTCGACCTTTGTTGGGAGGGCCGTCGCAGATGAGCAGGATGCGGTCGAAGCTCTGTGGAGTGGCGTTTTTCTTGATCTCGGCTTCGGCCTGTTTGAGTCCGCTAAATAGGTCCGAGCCGCCGTCTGTACCAAGATTCGCGATAGTGGCGGCGGGACTCTGCAATTGATCTAGCGGGATCGGTGCGATGAGCGTTTCGATGCTGGAGCCGAAGGCTACGAGGGAAACTCGGTCGTGGGAGGAGAGCTGGTTGAGCGCCTGTTGCAACGCGCGTTTGAGCGCCTCGAGTCTTTCGCCCTCCATGGAGCCCGAGCGATCGACGAGGAAAACGATATTGGCGGGGGGACGTTCGCGTTGCGAAGGAAGCTCGTCGGTGTAGACGGTGGTTTTCAGGTAGAGGTTGTTCTGAGTTTTTTCCAAGTAGTACTCGCGGTCGAGCTCCATGCTCAGTCGCGTCTCGGCGGAAGCGAAGACGGTGAGAACGAAGGAAAGCGACGCGAAAACGAGCCTTGATAGCAAGCGCATGGGGCGGAGTGTACCAGATCTGAGAAGAGAAAGGGTCACCGATCTGTAAAACTTTGTCACGAACTTGTCGCGACGGATTCGATACGAGGGGCAGGCTTGGCGGTGGAGAGATTTGGAATCGCGAGTGGACGCGGATAACCCCGGGTGCTTTTGGAGTGAAAGGAGGGTATGCTGGCAAGCACCTGCCTCGCTAGGGCGTTTAAGACCCGCTGGGTGGCGTGGGTGAGGAGCTCATTGACCTAGGACCACGGTCAACGTCCGCGACTGCAACGAGATGCGTGTTCGCAGAGGTTACCTATGAAGGCGGTATTTTATTTTTCCAGCACGACTTCGATCACTTGATCGTCGCCGGGCTGGTTGATGATGACCTGCTCGTGGGCAAGGCGAAGGTCCGAGGTGACTGACAAGAGAATCGTTCCTGTCGGGGCTTGGTCGAATGTCGCTTCTCGGCCTTTTTGTTCCTCGATGTAGAGAATGATGTCTTTGTTGTTGTCGGCAGTTTTTTCGATCGAAACTGAGATTTCGGCTTTCATCTTGCCGCCGACTACCTTGACGCTGACAGGATTTGTGGCCATTTGCAGGTCGACCGCGGGGGGCTCGATTTGTCCGCTGCGAGTGACTTCGACTTCGATTTCGGCGGGAAGGTAACCCTCCTTTTCGAAGCGCAGGAGATGGGTCCCTTTTCGCACGTTTTGAATGCCGAGTGAAGAGAGACCGATGTATTCGCCGTCGAGATAGGTTTTCGCTCCGGAGGGGAACGACTTGGCGATCACCGTGGCGGAGACGCTGTTGATTTCCGTGAGGATGCGCTGTTTTCGTTGCGACCAGGTGGAGAGGAGTTCGTTTCGCGTTTCCGTATCCAAATTTCGTGACAAAGCCTTCAGCTCCGTCTCGAACGCTTCCAGCTCTTGCGCGGAGCTGCTGAGAGGGAACTCGGCCACGCGCTTGTTTAGTTCCTCGACCTTTGCCATCCGCTCTTCGCGTTTGGATTCTATGGTTTCGATATGAGCGATCCAGGTTTCGCGGGCGGAAGGGATCGCGTCGGTGCGGGCGAGATACTCTGATATTTGATTGCGGACACGTTGGATCTCGCCGGCGGTAGCGTTTTCGTCCAACCGGATGACAGCCTTCGACAGGTCGCTGGCCATTTGGATGGTTTCCGCTGCGTAGCTTTCCTTGCTGGATTCCGTGTAAAAGTAAAAAGCGGCTCCACCCGCAGCGAGCAGGAACAGAACCAGGATCAGCACGATGGCGACGCCGCCTCTGCTGCGGTTTTCAGGTGTTAGGGTCAGCATGCGTAAGAGTGGCGATTTTGCCGCACGCTTGGCAACTCAATACGAAAATGGCTCTAGGCTTCGAAAAGCAGGTCGACGGGGGATTGCGAGACGTCGATGGTTTCCACTTTATGGATACGTAGATGAGGGAGCGGCTTGGCGAGAAGGTCCTGGAAAGGGGCGAAATCGAGCAGATCGTGAGTCTTGATCTCGCCGTTTTCCGATAGGGTCACGCGGTAGGCGA encodes the following:
- a CDS encoding valine--tRNA ligase; the encoded protein is MAQEINQGYDPKEVEPKWYAAWEENGCFEGEVKEGQESYSIMIPPPNVTGILHMGHVLDNTLQDIFIRRARIEGKSTLWFPGTDHASIATQTKVEQALRKEGTSRRDIGREKFLERAWQWSDDHGGKILNQLKKLGASCDWRRTTFTMDEAYERAVKDAFVKLYQRGFIYRGKRLVNWCPSSQTALSNEEVIMKPQKGKFWKMRYEVVEEPGRYLEISTTRPETIMGDTAVAVHPEDERYTDLVGKHVWRPFPREQIPIVADRAVERDFGTGALKVTPAHDQVDFDIGKRHDLPLIDVMNPDGTLNENAGPEFAGMERFEARKKAAALLEELGLLVDTEDYENNVGFSERADVPIEPRLSEQWYLKYPKVEEAKRAVEKGIIRFHPKRWEKVYLHWLNNIQDWCISRQLWWGQRIPVWYKKGADRTDPANLHVSVDGPSDPENWEQDEDVLDTWASSYIWPIACFGWPNEDEKTLKELQHFYPTSTLVTGFDIIFFWVARMIMAGLELYGEDKKTLTDEEIEARIPFKDIFIHGLIRDEKGRKMSKTLGNSPDPLDLIERFGADGLRFGIINIAPSGSDILFSEDRIEIGRNFCNKLWNACRFRQMNGGVEGNASLEAIIDRVKASPLDGYSNWILNRMLETMREIEGQFEKFELHQLAHTLYNFVWGDYCDWYVEASKALLQKKDDPAHDMALAVSDLVIRQALLLLNPIMPHITEELWHAMGFCEEGGFLQQTVIGTADELAAKLAAAGVSVDAVAAKDIENVKELISKARAVKAEYNVASKKDVTLFVSPADEASGNVVSGNLGTIKKLAGAATIELKDSVDGCPGAVGALGTVYLDLSSAIDVDAEKERLSKELEKLNKQVAAGEGKLKNPKFVDKAPANVVEGARKQLADTVAKRDEIERLLKSL
- a CDS encoding VWA domain-containing protein, with the protein product MRLLSRLVFASLSFVLTVFASAETRLSMELDREYYLEKTQNNLYLKTTVYTDELPSQRERPPANIVFLVDRSGSMEGERLEALKRALQQALNQLSSHDRVSLVAFGSSIETLIAPIPLDQLQSPAATIANLGTDGGSDLFSGLKQAEAEIKKNATPQSFDRILLICDGPPNKGRRDKESFVELATSLAKSSISIAAFALGEDAPRDLLFRLVEPSAAPFYDLADPNQLTETLASELQTLNQAIGKGAVLEIKFDGSVDIVESIGRQADPNRRAITFRFEKLLANQELSTIVQATLRASGSFYSPSRIATARLSYQPIGSPETNAPIVIESSVEARFTPSSSHSFKSIATHVYQAVCEGEVADTVRESIEAFQQGNGKQALRDLKKLARSLRSVASDLPELQVQSALDQLTRTIDTIENASESTIEQRALFDTLFPSLNESPQ
- a CDS encoding PEGA domain-containing protein — encoded protein: MLTLTPENRSRGGVAIVLILVLFLLAAGGAAFYFYTESSKESYAAETIQMASDLSKAVIRLDENATAGEIQRVRNQISEYLARTDAIPSARETWIAHIETIESKREERMAKVEELNKRVAEFPLSSSAQELEAFETELKALSRNLDTETRNELLSTWSQRKQRILTEINSVSATVIAKSFPSGAKTYLDGEYIGLSSLGIQNVRKGTHLLRFEKEGYLPAEIEVEVTRSGQIEPPAVDLQMATNPVSVKVVGGKMKAEISVSIEKTADNNKDIILYIEEQKGREATFDQAPTGTILLSVTSDLRLAHEQVIINQPGDDQVIEVVLEK
- a CDS encoding HAMP domain-containing sensor histidine kinase, with the protein product MKPSTKSTFVWILLAASALCLAGLTLFSLYREKHADSRRRTELISQQELRLSEKLAAYFSEIQLQIARQLIGYHQEGLASQLDRWAKTAPIIRNARILPPQTDLAPFLQGDGQQTIALESPDAPAILRSGYYQDNKEIALHDEGAIDPILFWAYRSSENEPAWVVGHRMAKGQPPRIVTLDTETLLAAFHSLLDELAIPGLSASIQKEQASDSVSLSSILPGYSLQLSLAPDPESAWLSSFRYSLLVLTLAIGLLCSFLIVRQVSRDRRDALRKTTFVSQISHEFKTPLTSISLYSDLLSNENLPPEKRQRYLDTISRESHRLSEMVDNILALNALELGKKRYRIQTFDPAAAISQILSDHQRPLETAGLTIEWEAPGERCQISFDPAALRQILLNLLDNARKYAAGGQYVGIHLHCSARCRILVEDRGPGIPSSQRDQIFEAFYQEQSTLTDKSPGAGIGLSISRRMARDCRGDLSLDTKYTEGARFILELPLATPS
- a CDS encoding response regulator transcription factor is translated as MKTILIVEDDTNIREGLSDAIEADGHRPLLAADGEEAVEQFFAKGPDLVLLDIMMPKKNGYDVCRQIREKNKQVPILMLTAKTEEIDHVLGLELGADDYIEKPFRVRELLARIHAALRRVDAFSSTTATAKKATSHTFEFGPVTIDPRRLVAIVDDEEKELTERELTLLHLFHAHPQEALSRDFLLDEAWGIDYQGTTRTLDQHIAKLRAKIEPSDSPSLIKTVHGVGYKFSG
- a CDS encoding VWA domain-containing protein, which translates into the protein MKQKSTRAISAFVALPLFLSTFIQGQQRNNDEEEIFELSPFEVSSPSFGVTAGGAQDIAFTRSQIAMGKIPQPTSFTAEGLLSEYDLPLNEPSRGANLINVFGEAMPVSLPELPEATHLAQIGFSSGIDAASWERAPLNLIAVVDKSGSMSGRPLDLVRLSLLEALDQLGEKDQLSIVLYGDRSHVYLEPIATSPFNKKRIRNSILGIQSAGSTNLEHGLKVGYSVADETAPDFEGTTRLMLFTDERPNTGNTSEHGFMRQMREGSNKGYGLTTIGVGTHFGAELANTISSVRGGNLFFFPDAATMQDKFANEFETMVTELAYDMKLTLSPAEGFKIVGVYGIPGDMLQWTDDGRSLYMKVETLFLSLRKGAIYFALASQNTRPFSRATSDEIAQASLSYQMGNQKFPISQTVSLPLQSQRDASVGLRRGEALIDEYISLKKATTLYHEQGDVERAYRIVSNLADRFQNHNDNEIRPEKKLIKEIEKNLAIVSKNDEKLFDEDFDSPISGCWIADPSENPELGSATLLTFHSSRIIEVTLLDELGNPEYESYAIASKAFSKRRHGQLRMIDEYLIYDLAGSNERLHALANSADYASDISRIDYKLRGDRLVLTVYDEYGNEENVMQLTRHSKDTAYQAPFRRAEIEPITGLPSRS